A genome region from Trachemys scripta elegans isolate TJP31775 chromosome 2, CAS_Tse_1.0, whole genome shotgun sequence includes the following:
- the TMEM71 gene encoding transmembrane protein 71, producing MKWLFQIICDACSSREFATDLFKMYRISQLMSTPAASKCSSVFDKQPRQSLSPEHILPSYTYAFLDSDTSYECCSINPLTGSLFTCRRSPRLLTNGYYILTEDSFLSDEDGNITLTPSQTSVTYKEKLVRIFRRRKKIRRSLASLFSLSASDSWLNSTVLSNMDSPDVEEIWNDGDNKLDANQHYGNDDSEFSSECKTWMQMPAADESSFSKDVVFIQSRKQFSDSSPCSQFMVDGYFHEETLDRSKSSAVRNVVYQMIILSMCLIISVCARCFLGGRFATLLAFLLLLILVYAAKSSFISLVTSSKTTKLRK from the exons ATAATCTGTGATGCATGTAGCTCCAGAGAGTTTGCAACAGACCTTTTCAAGATGTATCGAATATCCCAACTAATGTCAACACCAGCAGCAAGTAAAT GTTCTTCAGTGTTTGATAAACAGCCCAGGCAAAGTCTGTCCCCTGAACACATTTTGCCAAG ttACACTTATGCCTTTCTGGACAGTGACACCTCCTATGAATGTTGTTCCATAAACCCCTTGACGGGCTCTCTTTTCACATGTCGCCGTAGTCCTCGGCTTCTTACTAATGGCTATTACATTTTGACGGAAGACAGTTTTCTGTCTGATGAAGATGGTAACATAACACTGACCCCGTCACAGACAAGTGTTACCTATAAGGAGAAATTAGTTAG AATAttcaggagaaggaagaaaatccGTCGCTCTCTTGCTAGTCTGTTCAGTCTCAGTGCTTCGGATTCATGGCTCAACAGCACTGTCCTTAGCAATATGGATTCTCCTGATGTAGAGGAGATTTGGAATGATGGAGATAATAAACTAGATGCCAATCAGCACTATGGCAATG ATGACTCTGAATTTTCTTCTGAATGCAAAACCTGGATGCAAATGCCAGCAGCTGATGAATCCTCTTTTTCTAAAGATGTGGTGTTCATTCAGTCAAGAAAACAGTTCAGTGATTCCTCTCCATGCTCCCAGTTTATGGTAGATGGGTATTTCCATGAAGAGACTTTGGATCGTTCAA aATCCAGTGCAGTGAGAAATGTCGTTTATCAAATGATTATACTGTCCATGTGTTTAATCATTTCAGTGTGTGCAAG ATGCTTTCTGGGAGGACGCTTTGCCACTTTGTtggcttttttgctgctgctAATTTTAGTTT ATGCTGCCAAGTCATCTTTCATCAGTCTTGTCACATCTTCCAAAACCACCAAATTACG GAAATAA